ATTTTTATTTACCTGATGGTAACTATAGAGTAATGTCCCATTTAAATTTAACGGACAAAATATCCACCTTTATCGGAACTAATTTCACGGTTATTGACGGGAAGTCTAACCCGGGTCCAGTCGTTATAGTAGTACCCTTGCCACATAACAACTAAAATGAAGAAGGCCCACAGAGCGCTGATGCTCTGTGGGCCTTCGTTAAGCTAACCCCTAAATAAACTTCCGCTGCACCTTCTTGCCATCATACGAAAACCTAGCCTTTTTGTCCTCCACGACGGTCTGTAAATGAACGGTCCGACCCCATAACGAATAGATATGCGGGAGCGTGCGCTCCAAATACTTCAGATCCAGCTCGATACTTTCGTAGCGGTGGGTTATAAATAATTCCCCATTCTTCTCAAAATCAGCATCCTCTATGACCAAGTAAGGAGAGCCGCCGTTGACGCGGGCAAGTACCAGTTGATCCCGTACATTTTCCCAAGCTTTGTCGGTGATTTTCCATTCCGGTCCTTTTTTCTCAAAAACATAAAGATCGAGGTCGTTCACCAGTTCCTTAGACAGATAACTGCGGATAAAAGAGGTATCGGATTCCAGCTCGCGTACCTCAAATATTTTCTCGCGGTCCCAGCGGCGTTCGATGTCTTCAAAGATTTTCAAACCCAGGTAGTATGGATTCAGGCTTTGCCTTGAGGGCTGCACGACGGAGGAATTCAGTTTAGCATATTCTACGGTTTCCTCAACGGTTAGATCCAGTTCGCGGACGATACGCTGATGCCAGTAGGAAGCCCAGCCTTCGTATTGCTAAGGTGCTCAATGAAAAATGGCTATGATGTTTTATTCTTATAGCCAATAAAATTACCTCTTTTTGCGCCAGCTGCTTGCCTTTCCAAATTTCCCAGGAACCAGTTCGATAAGATCTCTGTCTCTCAATCTTGCAAAAACTTGCTTCATGTTATCAGGTGAAGGAATGCCACACAGTTTTCGTGCCGTTCCATTGTTTATTTCCTGATGATCCTTTAAATATTGAAGAATTGTTTCTTCAGGAGAGGCAAGCGGATCATGAGGTAGTATTACGATTACTTTATTTTCTTCAAGTGAAATTCTAGGGTTTCTAAGCCGCATTTCTCTCATTTTTTGAAAAGCTGTGTTCAAACCTTCACCGATATCCTTATTAGGAGGATCAGGATATTTATTTAACATTCGAACAATATTTGAATTTCTGGCGAAACGTTCTTCGAGTATATTATCTATGGTAATATGTCCTGGAAGTCGACCAGGGTTTTTTACTTCAATGCGATTGTTAAATATGAGTATTTGCACGTCATCAGAGATGTTATAATCCCTATGAATTAATGCGTTTACAACAATCTCTTTAATTGCTTCAGTTGGGTATTTTGTGTTTTCAAGACCTTTATCTCCTAAGATACGAACATTTTCAATTACTTTTTGAATAATACTTAAAGATTCTGTAATCTGAGACATTAAATGTCCTTCGACTGTGAACTGTTCTTTTAAATGTTCTCTTCTTGGTTCAATCTCACTAGTATCGTATCGAACTATTTTTACAGCACATTTTTTAGGTAATATTGCTGATGGGTTATCTGCATACAACAGAGTTCCTGCAACTGTGGGTGAAAAATTCTCTTCATGTTTACGTATTAAACGTTGTTTTTTTAAAAAATCGTGGGAGCTAGTTATTGGTGAATAACTTTCAAGAAATGATAAGAGCGCTTCTGACTCGGACAATTCTTCGCCAGTATATCCTAAAATAATTTGGTCTTCAAAAGATAGTAAACCTTTGGATAATTTTAAATTAGTTATTTTTTCTGCATCTAATGGTAGTTTTTGAGCGCCTTTTCTTACAAATACTTTTGTATCAGAGGTATAATGAATTTCTGCACTTTTCGCTACATTTATCTTTAATACAAGTCCTTTTTCAGGCGCACCACTAATACGATAATACTCAAAGATTACGGGAATAGATGGTTTTATGTCGATTGAAATGGTTTGTATTAATTGGTTTGATTCTTCTTGGTTATTGAATCCTATCCATCTATCCAATGTATCTCCGTCATCTTCAATTCCTACGAACACTTCACCACCATCTGCATTGGCAAAAGCACAAACGATTTTCTGCAAGTCTTTGCCTGTAATTCTTTTGCTTTTAAAGTCCATGAAATGGCTTTCTTCTTCGTTAATTATTTCAATTGCCTCTGCTTCTGATAAAGTGCTAATATCCACAGATAGTCTCCTCTAAAAGTTGATTTTATTTAATAGGATATAGAGCGTAATTTTATCATTTGAACAAGATTTGTGTCAATATTTAGGTGGTTGAATCCAGTTTACAAGCACTTTCTGTGTGCTTTGTCTTGGTAGCCGGGTAGGCTACCGCTAGAAGCTAATGAAATGTCGGTAACGCGTTTATTTTCTGGTGGAAATAAACAGTTTATTGTCCCTGCATACCAAAGAAGATATCTATGGGGCAAAGATCAATGGATGGATTTATGGAATGATATTCAGAACATAGAAGTTGGGGAAGAGCACTTCCTTGGTTCTATAGCGGTTATTAATCCTCAGCTTAATATTGAAATTAACCAATTTGAAGTAGTTGACGGGCAACAACGCTTTACAACGCTTTCTTTGCTTATTGCTGTTTTTCGTGACAGTTTGATTCAGAGCGGATGCGAACAGGAAGCAGCGATTGGAGAGACTCTTCATAGTTCCCAAATAACTTGCCGAAGCTTATACTAGGCAAATTGGACAGGAACGATTTTGGAACAATTGTTGATCGGAAAATAAAAGACTTGACGAATTCGAATATGTATTCGCGTATCGATTTTTCAAAGGTCTTTTTTTCGAGCAAAATGATTTGATCGAATTAGTAAAGACGATAACTGGATCATTGAAGGTAGTATTAATCCAGGTGATGTCCCATAAGGATGTATTTAGATTATTTGAAACTCTGAATGATCGGGGATTATCTCTCTCGGCAGCAGACCTGACTAGAAATCACATTTTAAGTAAAGCTACTCGTACTTACGAAGATGAACTTGATGATATCGCTGAAAATTGGGATGAAATAGTTGAGCTTATTTGACAGCTGGATCACTTTCGGTTCTTTAGACAAGTGTTGTTGTCCAAAACGGATGGCGTATTTTCATTTAATAAATTATATGATCGATACAAATCCGTAGTTGATAAGTCAGATTCTATTGTAGATTTGGTAGATGAACTGAAAGAGTACGCTGTTTTATATAATCAAATATGTACAGCCACTTGTATCCGTACTTAAACCGTACTTAAACCGTACTTAATCTGATTCAGACGAGCTATTTGTAGTTGGTCGACGAACGACTTAGATCCAATATTTAATCATTTGGCGCTCAATACTCCAGTTGACACTAGTTGTGTAGAATACATAAAAGAGGTGCTGACCAGTGATGAATATATTCCATCGGACGCAGATTTCGTTGCTAATTTAAAAATGAAGAACTTCAGACAAGATGATCAATGCAAATACATACTGGAGCGAATTGAGAAATACCACATAAACTTCAGTAAAGCAAAAAGCATTGCAAACCGATCATTTCTTCATATCAAGCATATTATGCCAAAAACGATCAAGTCCAAGATTAGTAAAAAAGAATATGGAGATTGGGAGACCTATTTGGGGGCTGTCACGGCTTTGCATGATATCCATGTTAATAAAATTGGAAATCTGACTCTATTTTGTTCAAGTTTAAATATCGTTGCATCGAATAATCTCTTTGAAGAAAAGAAGAAAAATTATGAGCAATCATCGATAATAATGACTAAGCAGCTTAGCGATTGTCCGAAATGGGATATAGCGACGATTCAAGAACGGACAAATAAACTAGCTGGCATCGTTGCTGATATTTGGAGATTGTAATTAATTAGCGTTGGGGGGATATCAAAGATGAAGGAAGAGATCGTGTTATTAAAAATTCATAATGGTCTCAAAGATGGTAAAGATCATTACGAAGCTACTCGTAAGCACTGGAAAATAAGCAAAAAACTGATTGAATCTATATAGTATGCGGTAGGTATCAACCGAGGAAAAGTTGAATGTGCTTATCAGCCTGTTAGCTGGGGAGTTGTTGAGGAGGGAGAGGATAAAGGAAGATTATTTTTTGAAGGAAGCGAAGCAAACTTTGACATATTTCATAAACTACAATGTGCTCAAGATCTATTATTAAAGAAATATGGATCGGGGAACTCAGTGGTATATATTTCGATATCCGAATTTGAATAGAAAGAATGCTAAGTTGCTTATCAGTTGCTTAGCATTTTTTGTATGGCGAAAATAATGCTTGAATAATTGGAATCTTTTAGGAAAAAGGTTTGTGGTTGGGTTGTTTTCTGGAAGTTTTATTTTAGTTAGTAAAAAGAGCTGTCTGTAATTTATTGCAAGGGAAAATTTGTTAGTGTAAAATGAATTTAACTAACTTTTAAGGAGACAGAATTGTGGGAAGAAAAGACTATTATCATGAAAAGAACGCTCCAACCCCTAATTCAATAGTTGCTGCAGCATCAGCAATCGTTGTTAACGATGTAGGAGAAGTATTAATGCATAAAAGAACTGATAATTTATTGTGGTCATTACCTGGAGGGGCAATGGACTTTGGAGAGAATATCGAGCAGACAATAATAAGAGAAGTCAAAGAGGAAACAGGGTTTGATGTGATAGTAAATAAACTAATTGGAACTTACACGGATCCTGATCACATTATACAGTATACCAATGGTGAAGTTCGGCAGCAGTTTTCTTTATGTTTTGAATGCAAAATTATTGGAGGAAATTTAACGGTCAGTAGTGAATCGCATGAAGTTTCTTTTTTCAAAATAACAGATATTTTAAGTATAAACGCACATCCAGCTCAAATGGTACGAATTAATGATTATTTGCTTAATCAAGAAAAAGCACTTATTAGATAAGGACGGGAAATTATGCAACAAAAAGATTTTTCAAAGAAATTTGTTGAGATTTTATTGTATGTGATTTTAGCATTATTAGGTGGAATGTTAGTTTTTATTGGATTTTGGCTTAAAGGTACAATGGAAAGTGTAATGATTAGTATCGGAACCTCAATAATTGCATCAGTAATTTTGTATTTTATTCTTAACTCTGTACTAGGGGATCCTTTCTCTCCTGTTATGGAAAAACTACGAGGTTCTGTTGAAATTCTTGATAGGTCGAGCAAGACAGGATTGTCTGCAGTCTGGAAACATCGAGCTGAATTACACACAAACAGTTGGATTGATAAAATAAAATCGTCTCATGAAAGCATTGAGTTTCTAGGTTTTGCTATGGCGTTTTTACCGGAATTTCCAGAATTTTCAGATTTGTTAAAGAAGAAGGCAAATGAAGGTTGTAAAATAAGAATTTTACTAGGTGATCCTAATTCTGATGCAGTTAAGAATAGAAATATTGAAGAGTCTGATGAAGGTTTGATATCATCCCGTATTGAGACAAGTATTCGAAGGTTGAGATCTATCTGTGACCTAGATAATGTCGAAATAAGACTTCATCAAACTCCACTTTACTGTTCACTTTATAGATTTGATGATGAAATGAACGTAACACCCCATCTTTATGGTTTGCGGGGTAGCGCGGCGCCGTTATTCTGTTTTAACAAAATCCCGGATGGTCTATTTATGTCTTATGAAAAACATTTTCAAGATGTTTGGGAAATATCCGTACCCCTTAATATCTCTGATCAAGCCGTTTCCTAAGATATTTAAAAGAGATACTACGTGTTAATCACTACATATAATTTTACGTTAGTGTACTTATTATCTGAAAAATAACAGTAATAAAAGAGAAAACCCACGCCTCTGCGTGGGTTTATTTACAAGGATTTTCGACGTACTTTCTTCTTATTATATGTTTAAGCCATTTGATTGTCTTCAATAATGCCTCCAGATTAACTTTCGCCCCGTAACTGACATTCTTTTTGCAGTTTCCCTTTGATTACGCACAATCCTCAGGTTTAACCCGATAATAAAAGGTGCTGCACGCAAAAGAATAATTAATTGATTCTGAAAGTTTTCTCATAAGTTGTCCGCAATTTTTTACTCAGCGTCTATCTTATCGAATTTATAAACCTAGATCGTTCAATAAGTTTATAGTTATGTAATAATTGGAAAATGATGATGATTAGGAAATATTGTTGAAATGAACAAGTGAAAAAATTAGCAATGATCCGGTAACTTATATCAGAAGCAAGGCGTACAGGAATATTAGATTCTTGATCATGGGAATCAAACGGTTCATGTATATACTTTGGAGGATGCTAGTTATCAGGCATGTCATTTATATACGGAGCAAGAAACAATTCAATTCATTGTCTTTAAGGAATTTCAAATTCCAATGAACACATTATTTAGTCTGTTAGATCAAAGATAATCATCCGGCGAGATACATTTTCGAACGGTTATTTTGTTCTCTGAAATTAAGATTGGTTAATTGTTTAATAGCAAATATGACCTGGAGATAAAATTCAATTACCTTCACTACTAATATATTCGACTTCTCGAACAACTTCTAAGCTATATTTATAAGAGTTAAGGACTTTAGAATTAATACAAAGATACGAGAAGATAATGATACTATTTGATAGTTAATTACCCTTGTAGAGTTAGTTTCCGACAAAAGTAGGCAAGAAGAAGGTATATATAGAGCACATGTTTAATATGTAATAATCGAATGTTGGAAAATAAAGGTGAAGGAACGGTTATTATGCTAAATGCAGAAGATTTGCTCAAACATCTATATGAAAAAAATAGTCATCGAGATGCATCTGCATCATTTGATGGATATTTTTATCAAATGGAATTAACACTGTTACATATCTTAGAAGATGCTTCTGACAAGGATGCCTTTTTAGAGCCAAGACAAGAACCAAATGGGATTTTTCATGTTGAGCACTCAGAGGATTATGTAAAAGTGTATACATGTGATAAAGGTAAGGAACATATAAGGCTTGCTCAAATGAAGCATCATATGACGACTGCGGGACCAGTTAAGTATGAAGAAGCATTACTTTGGCTGTATTATAATTATTTGTTATTTTTACAAAGTGGAAATTCTGAGTTAACCTTCAAATCAACAATTTTCCATTATGATAAATCTACTAGTGCTAAAATTACGATAGATATTATCAATAATGTTATGAAAAAGAATTTGGAAAATGATGAGGATAAACAGCACTCTGCATACAAGTTAATTTGTGGCTTAGGACTAGATACAAACCAAAGAAGAATAGATTTTTCAGGTCTTTCCACATTCATAAAGACACCAAGTATGATGGACATTCAAGCATCAATTAAATCTACGCTAAAGCGTTTGTTTTCAGTATACCAAGCTTATGATGAAGAGTTATTTTATGCCGCAGCTATCTGTAAAATCAAAAATTTAGCTGGATCTGAAGTTAGTTTTGAAATTCTGAAGAGTTATTTTCAAAGTGGTAACTTATTCATTAATGATGAGTATTACACATCAAGAATATTGCAATTATTGGAACAAACATTGATGATCCAATTAAACCATATACGAAAGTTCCAATTACCTCCATTTATTCAGAATGAAGATGAACATGATGAAATAAGCAATGAAATGGTTATCAATTATGAGGTCTTATTAAAGAAAATAAGAATCTTTCTTCATGAAAATTTTCAAAATTCAGGATACAGAAAGTCCTTTTTAACATCTGTGTCTACTAATACTGTAACTAATTTGAATTTTATTTCAGGAACTAGAGATGAGTTTAATGCATTTATGCAATCTTCACCAAATTTCTCGAATTTCATAGCTAAGTTGGCAAAAATTATGTATTTTCATGAACAAAGATTTAAAGAGGAAATCATTTTGGAAAATTGGTTTATCATTACTAATGAGATATGGTTGTTCAAATATCCAGGAGAGAAAAGACAAAATGGTGTTGTTCTTGGTAATGTAACTGATGATCCAAGAGGAACATTACAAAATTTATTTGAAAGATTTAGTAAACTTTCAACTAGACCTAATGTTTGGTATTTGGGTAATTGTGGTGTTAAAGCTAACAAACCTAATCAATATAAGCTCGATATTACAAAGGTAGATAACACCCATACACCATGCTATGGGACTGACCCCCGTTTGTGAGACAGGGATCAAAACACCTTACAAGTTTAAGTAGCCAGTCGCCGGAAATCCATCGGTGACTGGTTATTTAGTTTCGCTTGAATTCGAATTGAGTTATAGTAAATGATGTAGTCTCGAATGGTCTTTACAACGATTGCAGTCGTTGTAGATGTGAGATCTTCGAGGTAGAACGTTTCAGACTTTAGAGTGGAATGAAACGATTCAATGGGGGCATTATCAGCGGGCGTTCCTTTACGGGACATGCTCATGGTAATGCCTTTTCCTTTTACAGCTTCCTGGTACGCAAAGGACGTATACACGCTGCCCTGGTCGCTATGCAACAACATCTTTTTCTGCTTTGGAAGTTGATTTAATGTATCCAACACCAAAGAGGTATCTTGTTTATCTGCTATACTGTAAGCCACAATCTCACCATTGTACAAGTCTAGAATGCTGGAGAAGTACAACATCTTCCCGCCAAATGGCAAATAGGTAATGTCCGTGACGAGTTTTTGCAGAGGTGCTTCTGCATGAAACTGTCGCTTGAGCAGATTTTCAAAGGAGTGTACAGATTGCCCAGTCACCTTTCGTTTTTTCATCCTCACGCGGCACTGAAGCCCCTCACACTGCATGATCCGCTGGACTCGCTTATGATTTATACTCTGCTCTATCCGAAGGAGCGCCGTGATTTTTCGGTACCCATAGCGGAATTTATGACGGATGCAAAGCTCCCGGATTTTCTCCACCAGTTTGTCTGTATGCTTTGTCCCCACAGCTGCTTTCCAGCGGTAGTAAGTCGTTCTTGCGATTCCGAGCCATCTACAAGCCTCAGACACCGTCACTTCGTTTCGAATGGATTCAATCCAGGCAATAACGGCCTCTGGTTCCACCTCCTCTCCAACTCCTCGTACTTTTTTAGCAGATCTAATTGTTGTTTTAAGAAT
This Paenibacillus sp. FSL R5-0345 DNA region includes the following protein-coding sequences:
- a CDS encoding RNA-binding domain-containing protein, yielding MDISTLSEAEAIEIINEEESHFMDFKSKRITGKDLQKIVCAFANADGGEVFVGIEDDGDTLDRWIGFNNQEESNQLIQTISIDIKPSIPVIFEYYRISGAPEKGLVLKINVAKSAEIHYTSDTKVFVRKGAQKLPLDAEKITNLKLSKGLLSFEDQIILGYTGEELSESEALLSFLESYSPITSSHDFLKKQRLIRKHEENFSPTVAGTLLYADNPSAILPKKCAVKIVRYDTSEIEPRREHLKEQFTVEGHLMSQITESLSIIQKVIENVRILGDKGLENTKYPTEAIKEIVVNALIHRDYNISDDVQILIFNNRIEVKNPGRLPGHITIDNILEERFARNSNIVRMLNKYPDPPNKDIGEGLNTAFQKMREMRLRNPRISLEENKVIVILPHDPLASPEETILQYLKDHQEINNGTARKLCGIPSPDNMKQVFARLRDRDLIELVPGKFGKASSWRKKR
- a CDS encoding NUDIX domain-containing protein → MGRKDYYHEKNAPTPNSIVAAASAIVVNDVGEVLMHKRTDNLLWSLPGGAMDFGENIEQTIIREVKEETGFDVIVNKLIGTYTDPDHIIQYTNGEVRQQFSLCFECKIIGGNLTVSSESHEVSFFKITDILSINAHPAQMVRINDYLLNQEKALIR
- a CDS encoding HNH endonuclease family protein, with the protein product MLTSDEYIPSDADFVANLKMKNFRQDDQCKYILERIEKYHINFSKAKSIANRSFLHIKHIMPKTIKSKISKKEYGDWETYLGAVTALHDIHVNKIGNLTLFCSSLNIVASNNLFEEKKKNYEQSSIIMTKQLSDCPKWDIATIQERTNKLAGIVADIWRL
- a CDS encoding IS3 family transposase (programmed frameshift), which translates into the protein MATRVSYPVEIKMKAIEMRLAGVPVKEVMEQLGIRNKTQLKTWMRWNRNGERHRLEQPVGKQYSYGKGPEDSSELEKVKAENRFLKQQLDLLKKYEGVGEEVEPEAVIAWIESIRNEVTVSEACRWLGIARTTYYRWKAAVGTKHTDKLVEKIRELCIRHKFRYGYRKITALLRIEQSINHKRVQRIMQCEGLQCRVRMKKRKVTGQSVHSFENLLKRQFHAEAPLQKLVTDITYLPFGGKMLYFSSILDLYNGEIVAYSIADKQDTSLVLDTLNQLPKQKKMLLHSDQGSVYTSFAYQEAVKGKGITMSMSRKGTPADNAPIESFHSTLKSETFYLEDLTSTTTAIVVKTIRDYIIYYNSIRIQAKLNNQSPMDFRRLAT
- a CDS encoding DUF262 domain-containing protein, giving the protein MSVTRLFSGGNKQFIVPAYQRRYLWGKDQWMDLWNDIQNIEVGEEHFLGSIAVINPQLNIEINQFEVVDGQQRFTTLSLLIAVFRDSLIQSGCEQEAAIGETLHSSQITCRSLY
- a CDS encoding DUF5919 domain-containing protein, whose amino-acid sequence is MQQKDFSKKFVEILLYVILALLGGMLVFIGFWLKGTMESVMISIGTSIIASVILYFILNSVLGDPFSPVMEKLRGSVEILDRSSKTGLSAVWKHRAELHTNSWIDKIKSSHESIEFLGFAMAFLPEFPEFSDLLKKKANEGCKIRILLGDPNSDAVKNRNIEESDEGLISSRIETSIRRLRSICDLDNVEIRLHQTPLYCSLYRFDDEMNVTPHLYGLRGSAAPLFCFNKIPDGLFMSYEKHFQDVWEISVPLNISDQAVS